In one Melopsittacus undulatus isolate bMelUnd1 chromosome 4, bMelUnd1.mat.Z, whole genome shotgun sequence genomic region, the following are encoded:
- the LOC101868540 gene encoding alpha-1-antitrypsin-like produces the protein MKILFFLSLLIVWIHSNSYCYEPNNQGVRNQNQRGQENRNKPQLIVGNSVCQFACCFYKEISSQQNSGNVFFSPLSISTAFAMLTLGARSDTLSQILRVLSFNPREISENEIHEGYRQLMNMVNRKNEGLQLNMGNVLFVLDRLKPQDKFLGNLRNFYEGEAYPMNFKRADQAQVKINEYVAARTNGKIKDLINNLDPLTEILLISYIYFNAQWEKPFDTKYTKKNKFYVDGNKAVEVPMMFGMGQFKHGYDEQLSSTVVQMDYKGGASAFFVLPDQGKMKKLEKRLSCERMSRWRTLVSKSSANVYLPKFTLYGTYNLKDILYKMGIMDVFTDKADLSGITGQPQHRISQAIHKAVVKVDETGTEAAAATGMEIVPMSVPATIAFNRPFLMVITLESNILFMGKIVNPLKKD, from the exons ATGAAGATCTTATTTTTCCTAAGTCTTTTAATTGTTTGGATTCATTCCAACAGTTATTGCTATGAGCCTAATAACCAAGGTGTAAGAAATCAAAATCAAAGAGGCCAAGAAAACCGAAATAAGCCACAGCTCATTGTAGGGAACAGTGTTTGTCAGTTCGCATGTTGTTTCTACAAAGAGATTTCTTCTCAACAAAAcagtggaaatgttttcttctctcctttgagCATCTCTACTGCCTTTGCAATGCTGACTCTGGGTGCCAGATCAGACACACTGTCACAGATTCTTAGGGTCCTTAGCTTTAACCCACGTGagatttctgaaaatgaaatacatgaagGTTATCGCCAACTCATGAATATggtaaacagaaaaaatgagGGGTTACAGCTGAATATGGGAAATGTCCTGTTTGTACTTGACAGACTGAAGCCACAAGATAAATTTTTAGGTAATCTCAGAAACTTCTATGAAGGAGAAGCTTATCCTATGAACTTCAAGAGGGCTGATCAAGCCCAGGTAAAGATCAACGAATACGTAGCTGCAAGAACCAATGGGAAAATCAAGGACCTTATAAATAACCTCGATCCACTTACTGAAATTCTCCTTATTAGCTATATTTATTTTAACG CTCAATGGGAAAAACCTTTTGATACAAAATACACTAAGAAGAACAAATTCTATGTGGATGGGAACAAGGCTGTTGAAGTCCCAATGATGTTTGGAATGGGCCAGTTCAAGCACGGCTATGATGAACAGCTGTCTTCCACTGTGGTGCAAATGGATTACAAAGGTGGTGCTTCGGCATTTTTTGTTCTGCCTGAtcaaggaaaaatgaagaagtTGGAGAAACGATTGTCTTGTGAACGTATGTCAAGGTGGAGGACATTAGTCTCAAAAAG CTCAGCAAATGTGTATCTTCCAAAATTCACTCTCTATGGGACATATAACCTGAAAGATATCTTATATAAAATGGGTATCATGGATGTATTCACTGATAAGGCTGACCTGTCTGGGATCactgggcagccccagcacagaatTTCCCAG GCTATTCATAAAGCTGTGGTAAAGGTGGATGAGACTGGCACTGAAGCGGCAGCAGCCACAGGCATGGAAATAGTGCCTATGTCTGTTCCAGCTACGATTGCATTCAACAGGCCCTTCCTAATGGTCATAACTTTGGAAAGCAATATACTATTCATGGGAAAAATTGTGAACCCTCTGAAAAAAGATTAA